The Astatotilapia calliptera chromosome 4, fAstCal1.2, whole genome shotgun sequence genome segment TTCCCACTCTGTCAAACCTCTTGGGGTTCTCCGGTACTTCCTGAAGCTTATCCGTGTGCCTCACCTGCTTTCTGTCATCTGAGACCCAAAGGAAAGGGTTTGCTGTTTTAGCACTTAGGTTAACAtccactaaaaagaaaaaagagcaaagaaaggagaaaaagagcaaaaagtcAAGAATTAGTCAAACAGTGCTCGTTCATTTTCAGCTATTCACAACAGCTGAAAATTCATGCAGTTAAATTTTGAACTCAAAATGAAGCTGAATTATggttatatttttgatattatcCACAAAAATAATCTTCAATCCCTAATCATTTTTGTAAAGTTGATAAAATGTATTTCTGCACAGCGAGAACCTTACCTGAGTATTTCTCGATTCTCTTAAGTTCTAAAAATGAacaacagggggaaaaaaaagaatgtcaATGAATTTATCTTTTAAGATTGATATGATGCACGCAAGATTAAAACAGCACCACCCACCAGCTTTGGAGAGTCTGTTGACTTCTAACTTTATTTGTTCCAACACGTCTGACAGTGCTCTTCTGGTGACTCCAATACAAGGATCAGTTTCTATGGTAACCTTGGACCAGTCCTTCATCTCACAGGGCTAAATAGCATTCGCAGTGTTGGAAAGATTTTACAATTATGCTTCaaatcacatcatcatcatcatgcatTTGGCAGTAGATGGAGATAACTTACCTTGGCAGGTCGCTTCAAGTCGTCACTCTGATCACCAGAGATCTGAGGGTCCGGTTCTTTGGTCTCCTTCCTCAGCTCCTCAATCTCCTGTTCGATCTCTTTGACCAGTGTTTCTACCTtgctctcctcttctctctgcctctcctcAATTGCAGCAACAACAGCTTTATGGCTCTTCTCCATAGCATTTACAAGTGCAGAGAAGATCTTCTGACTCTCTCGCACCTCTCTGAGGTAAGAGTTCTGATTGGACAGCAACATCATTTAATGATGTACAGatcaaaggaaaataaagaaaaaatataaattatgttATACATGTTTAAATTTTATAGATATTTCCACTCACCTTTTGTAGCCCGAGAGAGTATTTCAGTCTTTCTATCTTCTGCACCCTTTCCTGAATCATTTGGTTAACATCTATAACCTGTGAATGTGCAAACGATTTGCATcagcacacaaaaatacactagatttattagattagattaccTGTTATTAGATAACAGACAAAAGAGTACCGTTTCCTCATCTGGTGGTTTCTGTGGTCGAGACTTCCTGTAGTTTTCAGATATGTCTGCCAGTATGTGGTTGACACTGAGATCAGGCTTGTCTGTGAACAGTCTCCTGCAGTGAGGGCAGTATTTCAACTGATGTCGTGTCCAGTATTTGGACAGGCAGGACAAGCAAAAGCTGTGTCCACATGGTATGGTTACGGGGCTGGTGAAGATGTCCCTACACAGACAGCACAAGAAGTGCTTTTCAGGGAGCAAGCAGATGGTAGAGGCCATgatctgaaaaagaaattatgTCAGAAAAAGTAAGAAACAGAGCTTTTTCCTGCTGTGCATATCGAAGTCTTTTAAGGGAGTGTTGTGTTTGAATAGTAAAGCAAAGACTAAACCAAAAATGATACCTAAGAGTAAGTGAGAAGTGCCAACAGAAGTCGTTTGATAAACAAATGCAATGAAACCATCTTGTTAACAGTCCAAACTTAAAAGTACTATAAAGTACTATAAAGtagatttgtgtttttaacacatAATTGTGTAAATGCTCAATCCTGCATCCAGGATTTTACTTGCGCACTATGACGGTACACAAGTATCAAAAGTACTAGTCACTGTTACTCATATTACAAGATGCTTATCGTATGTTTTATGAATTTTCAAGTGTATTAGTCATACATTGattggccactttgttaggtgaGTCCGTTTAATTGCTCGTTAACATAAATATCTAATCTGCCAATCACATAGCAGCAACTCatacatttaggcatgtagaaaTAGTCAGAATGATGTGAAGTTGAAACTGAGCATAAGAATGGGGAAGAACGTAATTTAAATGACATTCGATGTAGCATAGTACTTGGCAGAGAATCACCCTGGGCTACTGGGGTTTTcctgcacaaccatctctaggctttacagagaatggtctgaaaaagagattGTATCCAgtgagaggtcagaggagaatgaccagactgcttcaaggaaggcaacaataactcaaataac includes the following:
- the btr02 gene encoding bloodthirsty-related gene family, member 2, with protein sequence MASTICLLPEKHFLCCLCRDIFTSPVTIPCGHSFCLSCLSKYWTRHQLKYCPHCRRLFTDKPDLSVNHILADISENYRKSRPQKPPDEETVIDVNQMIQERVQKIERLKYSLGLQKNSYLREVRESQKIFSALVNAMEKSHKAVVAAIEERQREEESKVETLVKEIEQEIEELRKETKEPDPQISGDQSDDLKRPAKPCEMKDWSKVTIETDPCIGVTRRALSDVLEQIKLEVNRLSKAELKRIEKYSVDVNLSAKTANPFLWVSDDRKQVRHTDKLQEVPENPKRFDRVGNVLAKESFTGGRCYWEVEVGEKIEWALGVARQSVNRKGKFTVCPANGFWTLSLKAGGQYIANTSPVTQLALDQRPKKFGVFLDYNEGRVSFYCADSGVHIQTFTDKFTDRLHPFFSPGRMHGGRNAAPLVICSSFCNI